A single window of Pelotomaculum isophthalicicum JI DNA harbors:
- the murA gene encoding UDP-N-acetylglucosamine 1-carboxyvinyltransferase, with amino-acid sequence MEKFMILGGNRLKGTIRASGSKNATLPILAASILNAGKSVIHEVPRLVDVSVMKDVLTHLGAKVNWDRNTIEVDSTNVQPVEISEDLMRRMRASNLLLGALLSRFGRVKISYPGGCQIGSRPMNLHLKGLQLLGATIQEKFGYITAEADKLVGADIHLDLPSVGATENLMMAAVLSEGVTFIRNVAKEPELVDLQNFLNSIGAKIKGAGTDTIKIEGVSLKDLKPTSYTIIPDRIEAGTYIVSAAITGGDVTVTNVIPEHLDPLLAKLREAGVNISVGDDSVRVVGNGRIKAVDIKTMPYPGFPTDMQPQMMALLSLAEGTSVITETIFENRFKHVGELRRMGADIKVEGQTAIIKGVDKLSGACIEASDLRAGAALVMAALAAEGGTVLERVQHIDRGYERLEVKYNSLGARIIRVHN; translated from the coding sequence ATGGAAAAATTCATGATCTTGGGTGGAAACCGCCTTAAGGGTACTATTCGCGCCAGCGGGTCTAAGAATGCCACCTTACCGATATTGGCGGCGAGTATACTCAACGCCGGTAAGAGCGTTATTCACGAAGTGCCCAGACTGGTTGACGTGTCAGTAATGAAAGATGTGCTGACTCACCTTGGCGCTAAAGTCAATTGGGACAGAAACACTATTGAAGTCGACAGCACGAATGTTCAGCCTGTTGAAATTTCCGAAGATTTGATGCGTCGCATGCGCGCTTCAAATCTTCTGTTGGGGGCGCTGTTAAGCAGGTTTGGACGCGTAAAAATATCATACCCGGGTGGCTGCCAAATCGGTAGCCGGCCAATGAATCTCCACTTAAAAGGTTTACAATTGTTAGGCGCCACAATTCAGGAAAAGTTTGGTTATATAACGGCCGAGGCTGATAAGCTGGTGGGCGCTGACATTCATCTCGACTTGCCTAGCGTTGGCGCCACAGAAAATTTGATGATGGCTGCGGTGCTGTCCGAAGGCGTTACATTCATCCGGAACGTCGCTAAAGAACCGGAATTGGTAGATCTGCAAAATTTCCTTAACAGCATTGGCGCTAAGATAAAGGGCGCGGGAACAGATACGATTAAGATCGAAGGTGTCAGCTTAAAAGACCTTAAACCAACTTCTTACACTATTATTCCTGACCGCATTGAAGCCGGGACGTATATTGTCTCAGCGGCTATAACCGGTGGTGATGTAACTGTAACCAACGTAATTCCTGAACACTTAGATCCGTTATTGGCGAAACTGCGCGAGGCTGGAGTCAATATAAGCGTCGGAGATGATAGTGTCAGGGTAGTGGGAAACGGGCGAATAAAAGCAGTCGATATAAAAACGATGCCTTATCCAGGTTTCCCAACCGACATGCAGCCACAAATGATGGCGCTTCTGAGTTTAGCGGAAGGAACCAGTGTGATTACAGAAACTATTTTTGAAAATCGTTTCAAACATGTCGGGGAACTCCGCAGGATGGGCGCTGATATTAAGGTCGAAGGGCAGACCGCGATTATTAAAGGAGTTGATAAGCTAAGCGGGGCCTGTATTGAAGCCAGCGACCTGCGGGCGGGGGCGGCGCTGGTTATGGCTGCCCTTGCCGCTGAAGGCGGGACCGTTTTGGAAAGAGTGCAACACATCGACCGAGGGTATGAGCGGTTAGA